A portion of the Perognathus longimembris pacificus isolate PPM17 chromosome 20, ASM2315922v1, whole genome shotgun sequence genome contains these proteins:
- the Rtn2 gene encoding reticulon-2 produces the protein MGQVLPVFAHCKEAPSTASSTPDSAEGGNDDSDFRELHTAREFSEDEEETTSQDWGTPRELTFSYIAFDGVVGSGGRRDSAARRPRPQGRSVSEPRDLPPQPNLGDSLESIPSLSQSPEPGRRGDPDTAPQAQCSLEDLRLRLDQMGWAARSAGSGQDSATSSSTPLEDEEPEGLDARQAGEEMDLQLHLAHLMPPEVLTPQPTPKSGTPRVHTPSPPASRDSNSGPDEPSLYKEEELWGPLEQEPVTGQCLHSTDQSEFTLEPHPLVADLLYWKDSRTSAVVFTGLMVSLLCLLHFSIVSVASHVALLLLCGTISLRVYRKMLQAVHRGDGANPFQTYLDVDLTLTPEQTERLSQKIASHVVSAATQLRHFFLVEDLVDSLKLALLFYILTFVGAVFNGLTLLILGVIALFTVPLLYQQHQAQIDQYVGLVTNQLSHIKAKIRAKIPGTGALASTAATVSGCKAKAE, from the exons ATGGGGCAAGTCCTGCCGGTCTTCGCCCATTGCA AAGAAGCTCCATCTACAGCCTCTTCTACCCCTGATTCTGCAGAAG GAGGAAATGATGATTCGGATTTTCGGGAGCTCCACACTGCTCGGGAATTCTCAGAGGACGAGGAGGAGACCACGTCGCAGGACTGGGGCACCCCTCGGGAGCTGACCTTCTCCTACATCGCTTTTGATGGTGTCGTGGGCAGTGGGGGACGTAGGGACTCAGCTGCCCGGCGCCCCAGACCCCAGGGTCGCTCCGTGTCAGAACCAAGAGACCTACCCCCACAGCCCAACCTCGGCGACAGCTTGGAAAGCATCCCCAGCCTGAGCCAGTCCCCCGAGCCTGGACGCCGCGGTGACCCCGACACTGCCCCTCAGGCCCAGTGCTCCCTGGAAGACCTGAGGCTTCGGCTGGACCAGATGGGATGGGCTGCTCGGAGCGCTGGGTCTGGGCAGGACTCAGCCACCAGTAGCTCCACCCCATTGGAAGACGAGGAGCCCGAAGGACTGGATGCAAGACAGGCTGGTGAAG AAATGGACCTACAACTCCATCTCGCTCACTTGATGCCTCCGGAGGTCTTGACCCCTCAGCCAACCCCCAAATCTGGGACCCCACGGGTCCATACTCCATCCCCACCCGCTTCCCGAGattcgaactctgggcctgatgaGCCTTCACTGTACAAGGAGGAGGAGCTGTGGGGGCCTTTGGAGCAGGAACCAGTCACAGGACAGTGCCTCCATAGCACCGACCAATCAGAATTCACACTGGAGCCACACCCACTTG TGGCGGACCTGCTGTATTGGAAGGACTCTCGGACATCGGCCGTGGTCTTCACGGGCCTCATGgtctccctcctctgcctcctgcacTTCAGCATCGTGTCCGTGGCCTCACACGTGGCTCTGCTGTTGCTCTGTGGCACCATCTCTCTCAGGGTTTACCGCAAAATGCTGCAGGCTGTGCACCGGGGCGATGGAGCCAACCCCTTCCA GACCTACCTGGACGTGGATCTGACCCTGACCCCAGAGCAGACCGAACGTCTGTCCCAGAAGATCGCCTCCCACGTAGTTTCTGCGGCCACGCAGCTGCGACATTTCTTCCTGGTAGAAGACCTGGTGGATTCTCTCAAG CTGGCCCTGCTCTTCTACATCTTGACCTTCGTAGGGGCAGTCTTCAATGGTTTGACTCTTCTCATTCTGG GAGTGATTGCTTTGTTCACGGTCCCGCTGCTGTATCAGCAGCACCAG gCCCAGATCGACCAGTACGTGGGTTTGGTGACCAATCAATTGAGCCACATCAAAGCTAA GATCCGAGCTAAGATCCCAGGGACCGGAGCCCTTGCTTCAACAGCAGCCACAGTCTCTGGATGCAAAGCCAAAGCCGAATGA
- the Ppm1n gene encoding probable protein phosphatase 1N gives MAALARLLERLLRRASKEEGAEKEDEEDPVEEERWGRDPDWPQSRPAVPRCSQRPHGGAAPSWGLRFGASAAQGWRARMEDAHCAWLCIPGLPPGWAFFAVLDGHGGARAARFGARHLPGHVFRELGSAPREPEGVRAALRRAFLSADQRLRALWPRGDPGGSTALALLVSPRFLYLAHCGDSRAVLSRAGTVAFSTEDHRPFRPRERERIYDAGGTIRRRRVEGSLAVSRALGDFAYKAAPGRPPELQLVSAEPEVAALARRSEDEFVLLASDGVWDAMSAAALAGLVSSRLHLGLAPELLCAQLLDTCLCKGSLDNMTCILVCFPGAPRPCEDAIRRERALDEALGQRVAALYTSAQKPPSLNSVFRTLVSEDIVDLPPGGGLHCKVAIIAEAYSQLCQASEERSEKRQGGSGKVTGSRYNSDLDA, from the exons ATGGCGGCCCTGGCCCGTCTGCTGGAGCGTCTGCTCCGGCGGGCTTCTAAGGAAGAGGGGGCggagaaggaagatgaggaggacccggtggaggaggagaggtggggcCGGGACCCCGACTGGCCCCAGTCTCGTCCCGCGGTGCCGCGATGCTCGCAGCGGCCACACGGGGGTGCGGCGCCGTCGTGGGGCCTGCGCTTCGGGGCGAGCGCGGCGCAGGGCTGGCGCGCGCGCATGGAGGACGCGCACTGCGCCTGGCTCTGCATCCCCGGGCTGCCTCCGGGCTGGGCTTTCTTCGCCGTCCTCGACGGCCACGGCGGGGCTCGAGCAGCTCGCTTTGGCGCTCGACACCTGCCGGGTCACGTGTTCCGAGAGCTGGGCTCGGCTCCCCGGGAGCCGGAGGGCGTGCGGGCGGCGCTGCGCCGAGCCTTCCTGAGCGCTGACCAGCGCCTCCGCGCGCTCTGGCCTCGGGGGGACCCCGGGGGCTCCACGGCGCTGGCCTTGCTGGTCTCCCCGCGATTTCTCTACCTGGCTCACTGCGGCGATTCCCGAGCCGTGCTGAGCCGCGCCGGCACCGTGGCTTTCAGCACCGAGGACCATCGTCCCTTCCGGCCCCGGGAACGCGAGCGCATCTACGACGCCGGAGGCACCATCCGCCGCCGGCGCGTCGAGGGCTCTCTGGCGGTGTCGCGAGCACTAGGCGATTTTGCTTACAAAGCAGCGCCCGGGAGACCCCCAGAGCTGCAGCTGGTGTCGGCAGAGCCCGAGGTGGCTGCGCTGGCACGGCGGAGTGAGGATGAGTTCGTGCTCCTGGCCTCCGATGGCGTGTGGGACGCGATGTCCGCGGCTGCCCTGGCGGGGCTGGTGAGCTCGCGCCTCCACCTGGGCCTGGCCCCGGAGCTGCTCTGCGCGCAGCTGCTGGACACGTGCCTGTGCAAG GGCAGCCTAGACAACATGACCTGCATTCTGGTCTGCTTCCCAGGGGCTCCCAGGCCCTGCGAGGATGCCATTCGGAGGGAGCGGGCTCTGGATGAAGCACTGGGCCAAAGAGTCGCTG CTCTGTACACCTCTGCGCAGAAGCCCCCCAGCCTAAATTCGGTTTTCAGGACCCTGGTCTCTGAGGACATTGTGGATTTACCTCCTGGGGGAGGGCTGCATTGCAA GGTGGCCATCATTGCAGAAGCTTATTCTCAACTCTGCCAGGCCTCAGAGGAGCGCTCAGAG AAGAGACAGGGTGGGTCTGGAAAGGTCACTGGCTCCCGCTACAACTCAGACTTGGACGCTTGA